One region of Burkholderia pyrrocinia genomic DNA includes:
- a CDS encoding ABC transporter ATP-binding protein, translated as MIDVRDLIAGYTPDIDILHGVSLSVGPVDIVTILGPNGCGKSTLLKAIAGFVLPRAGTVTMHGRDIARVPVHRKIREYDIGFVPQTDNVFGALTVRENLMLGGHAMSAFPREARIEELCEQYPVLRRRYRSPAGALSGGERQIVSLARALMPRPVLLLLDEPSAGLSPKMVDEVFDAIVRMRDTEHIAVLMVEQNALEALRIADRGVVLTMGRVALTGTSAELLDSDEMRRLYLGGRAA; from the coding sequence ATGATCGACGTCCGCGATCTGATCGCCGGCTACACACCCGACATCGACATCCTGCACGGGGTATCGCTATCCGTCGGGCCGGTCGACATCGTCACGATCCTCGGCCCGAACGGCTGCGGCAAGTCGACGCTCCTCAAGGCCATCGCCGGCTTCGTGCTGCCGCGCGCCGGCACGGTCACGATGCACGGCCGCGACATCGCGCGCGTGCCGGTACACCGCAAGATCCGCGAGTACGACATCGGTTTCGTTCCGCAGACCGACAACGTGTTCGGCGCGCTGACGGTTCGCGAGAACCTGATGCTCGGCGGCCACGCGATGTCCGCGTTCCCGCGCGAAGCGCGGATCGAGGAGCTGTGCGAGCAATACCCGGTGCTGCGGCGCCGCTACCGGTCGCCCGCGGGCGCACTGTCGGGCGGCGAGCGGCAGATCGTGTCGCTCGCACGCGCGCTGATGCCGCGCCCCGTGCTGCTGCTGCTCGACGAGCCGTCGGCCGGCCTGTCGCCGAAGATGGTCGACGAGGTGTTCGACGCGATCGTCAGGATGCGCGACACCGAGCACATCGCCGTGCTGATGGTCGAACAGAACGCGCTCGAGGCGCTGCGCATCGCCGATCGCGGCGTGGTGCTGACGATGGGCCGCGTTGCGCTGACGGGCACGTCGGCCGAACTGCTCGACAGCGACGAGATGCGGCGCCTCTATCTCGGCGGGCGTGCCGCATGA
- a CDS encoding MFS transporter, with amino-acid sequence MSTNAAPAAGATGANATRPARVMVALACGFVMAMLDVTIVNVALKAMQASLDMSLTALVWVVDAYTLSFAALLLFGGALANRYGPRTIYVAGLALFVAASVVCAAAQTSGMLVAARLLQGVGAALFMPSSLSLLTLAFPAGPLRTRMIGIWGALVSAAMAIGPCVGGVLVDVIGWRGIFWVNLPVGLAGLWLTRRHVGHSPRHPGPLNTFGHLLGVLALAALSYTLIEGPGAGWRSPAIVAGAAATLAAGTAFVWRERRARHRILSPALLRNPRFVAGGLLGLAINFGILAEIFLLSLYLQQTRGASALRAGFELFPLMAMFGIGNLASARVSARLGPRGTLLAGLALATLGSAALIGIEALPYTALAIAVCIANFGAGQAIPAMNLVVMQSAGPADANLAAASLNASRQIGSLVGVAIASVVLHAIADPDRATAAGFAVIAAVYLAGFAIVFRRIDPG; translated from the coding sequence ATGAGCACGAATGCCGCCCCCGCTGCCGGCGCGACCGGCGCGAACGCCACCCGGCCCGCGCGCGTGATGGTCGCGCTCGCCTGCGGCTTCGTGATGGCGATGCTCGACGTGACCATCGTGAACGTCGCGCTGAAGGCGATGCAGGCGAGTCTCGACATGTCGCTGACGGCACTCGTCTGGGTGGTCGATGCCTATACGCTCAGCTTCGCCGCGCTGCTGCTGTTCGGCGGCGCGCTCGCGAACCGTTACGGGCCGCGTACGATCTATGTCGCCGGGCTCGCGCTGTTCGTCGCCGCGTCGGTGGTGTGCGCGGCCGCGCAGACGAGCGGCATGCTGGTCGCCGCGCGGCTGCTGCAGGGCGTCGGTGCCGCGCTCTTCATGCCGAGCTCGCTCAGCCTGCTCACGCTGGCGTTTCCGGCCGGGCCGCTGCGCACGCGGATGATCGGCATCTGGGGCGCACTGGTATCGGCGGCGATGGCGATCGGGCCGTGCGTCGGCGGCGTGCTCGTCGACGTAATCGGCTGGCGCGGGATCTTCTGGGTCAACCTGCCCGTCGGCCTGGCCGGACTGTGGCTCACGCGCCGCCATGTCGGGCACTCGCCGCGCCATCCCGGCCCGCTGAACACGTTCGGCCATCTGCTCGGCGTGCTCGCGCTCGCGGCGCTCAGCTATACGCTGATCGAGGGGCCGGGCGCCGGCTGGCGCTCGCCCGCCATCGTCGCCGGCGCGGCCGCGACGCTCGCTGCCGGCACCGCATTCGTGTGGCGCGAACGTCGCGCCCGCCACCGGATCCTGTCGCCCGCACTGCTGCGCAACCCGCGCTTCGTCGCGGGCGGCCTGCTCGGGCTCGCGATCAATTTCGGCATCCTTGCGGAAATCTTCCTGCTGAGCCTTTACCTGCAGCAGACGCGCGGCGCGAGCGCGCTGCGTGCCGGCTTCGAGCTGTTTCCGCTGATGGCGATGTTCGGCATCGGCAATCTCGCGTCCGCCCGCGTGAGCGCGCGGCTCGGCCCGCGCGGCACGCTGCTCGCGGGCCTCGCGCTCGCCACGCTCGGCAGCGCCGCGCTGATCGGCATCGAGGCGCTGCCCTACACGGCGCTCGCGATCGCGGTCTGCATCGCGAACTTCGGCGCGGGCCAGGCGATCCCCGCGATGAATCTCGTCGTCATGCAGTCGGCCGGCCCCGCGGACGCGAATCTCGCCGCCGCGTCGCTGAACGCGAGCCGGCAGATCGGCTCGCTGGTCGGCGTCGCGATCGCGTCGGTCGTGCTGCACGCGATCGCCGACCCGGACCGCGCAACCGCCGCCGGCTTCGCGGTGATCGCGGCCGTCTATCTGGCCGGCTTCGCGATCGTGTTCCGGCGCATCGACCCGGGCTGA
- the rfbA gene encoding glucose-1-phosphate thymidylyltransferase RfbA, with amino-acid sequence MHTATGRKGLILAGGSGTRLHPLTHSVSKQLMPVYDKPMIYYPLSTIMLAGIRDVLIISTPRDLDAFRQLLGDGEQWGMNFSYAVQPSPDGLAQAFVIGASFIGHDAATLVLGDNIYHGPALSSLLQRVAARTTGATVFGYYVRDPERYGVVSFDEHGRAIDLEEKPRDPKSHYAVTGLYFYDNDVVSLAKEVRPSARGELEITDLNRAYLANGKLNVEILGRGYAWLDTGTHESLLDAANFIQVMQARQGLQIACPEEIAYRLGWIDSQRLEALAHALSKSGYGRYLLDVLNKEVAA; translated from the coding sequence ATGCACACAGCGACTGGCCGTAAGGGACTGATTCTGGCGGGCGGATCCGGCACCCGGCTCCATCCGCTCACGCATTCGGTATCGAAGCAGCTGATGCCGGTGTACGACAAGCCGATGATCTACTACCCGCTCAGCACGATCATGCTGGCCGGCATCCGCGACGTCCTGATCATCTCGACGCCGCGCGATCTCGATGCGTTCCGGCAACTGCTCGGCGACGGCGAACAGTGGGGCATGAATTTCTCGTACGCGGTGCAGCCGAGCCCGGACGGGCTCGCGCAGGCGTTCGTGATCGGCGCGTCGTTCATCGGACACGACGCGGCGACGCTCGTGCTCGGCGACAACATCTATCACGGTCCGGCGCTGTCGTCGCTGCTGCAGCGCGTCGCCGCGCGCACGACGGGCGCAACGGTGTTCGGCTACTACGTGCGCGACCCGGAGCGCTACGGCGTCGTCTCGTTCGACGAGCACGGGCGGGCGATCGATCTCGAAGAGAAGCCTCGCGACCCGAAATCGCACTACGCGGTGACGGGTCTCTACTTCTACGACAACGACGTCGTCTCGCTCGCGAAGGAGGTGCGCCCGTCCGCGCGCGGCGAGCTGGAGATCACGGACCTGAACCGCGCCTATCTGGCGAACGGCAAGCTGAACGTCGAGATCCTCGGCCGCGGCTACGCGTGGCTCGACACCGGCACGCACGAGTCGCTGCTCGATGCGGCGAATTTCATCCAGGTGATGCAGGCACGTCAGGGACTGCAGATCGCGTGCCCCGAGGAGATCGCGTACCGGCTCGGCTGGATCGACTCGCAACGGCTCGAAGCGCTCGCGCATGCGCTGTCGAAAAGCGGGTATGGCCGTTACCTGCTCGACGTGCTGAACAAGGAGGTCGCCGCATGA
- the rfbC gene encoding dTDP-4-dehydrorhamnose 3,5-epimerase, with translation MTSVIETTLPGVLLIEPASFGDARGFFVESYRESWLRDAGVDAGFVQDNHSRSRRGVLRGLHYQFRHPQGKLVRVSRGAVYDVAVDIRPGSPHLGHWFGTVLDDVSHRQLWIPPGFAHGFCVLSDEADFAYKCTAYYDPSSDAGVLWDDPDIGIEWPALDVPFELSDKDRRQPRLRDRAPASPDLHGALR, from the coding sequence ATGACGTCCGTCATCGAGACGACGCTGCCGGGTGTGCTGCTGATCGAACCGGCGAGCTTCGGCGACGCGCGCGGCTTCTTCGTCGAAAGCTATCGCGAGTCCTGGCTGCGCGACGCGGGCGTCGACGCGGGCTTCGTGCAGGACAACCACTCGCGCTCCCGGCGCGGCGTGCTGCGCGGCCTGCACTATCAGTTCCGGCATCCGCAGGGCAAGCTCGTGCGTGTGTCGCGCGGCGCCGTGTACGACGTCGCGGTCGACATCCGGCCCGGTTCGCCGCATCTCGGGCACTGGTTCGGCACCGTGCTCGACGACGTGTCGCATCGCCAGCTGTGGATTCCGCCGGGCTTCGCGCACGGCTTCTGCGTGCTGTCCGACGAGGCCGACTTCGCGTACAAGTGCACCGCGTACTACGATCCGTCGTCGGATGCGGGCGTGCTGTGGGACGACCCCGACATCGGCATCGAATGGCCCGCGCTCGACGTGCCGTTCGAGCTGTCCGACAAGGATCGCCGACAGCCGCGCCTGCGCGACCGTGCACCGGCGTCGCCCGACCTTCACGGAGCCCTGCGATGA
- the rfbD gene encoding dTDP-4-dehydrorhamnose reductase, with translation MTIVVTGALGQVGRELLLRAGTRPAIGLSRAQLDIADPQAVRDALATHRATLVINAAAWTAVDRAETEPDAAWRANCAGPATLADACAAAGIPLLHLSTDYVFDGRAQGAYDEAAGVAPLGVYGHTKWAGEEAVRQRLPDAHLILRIAWVFGAHGGNFVRTMLRVGRERDELAVVADQYGGPTHAGAVADALLAIADRHRTGATTRWGTYHLCGTPVTTWHGFAETIFGQARRAGLIDRIPLVRPIRTAAYPLPAPRPVNSALDCTRIREHFGIEAPCWIPALADVLDTWKRTS, from the coding sequence ATGACGATCGTCGTGACCGGCGCGCTCGGCCAGGTCGGTCGTGAACTCCTGCTGCGCGCGGGTACGCGCCCGGCGATCGGGCTGTCCCGCGCGCAGCTCGACATCGCCGATCCGCAGGCTGTCCGCGATGCGCTCGCCACGCACCGCGCGACGCTCGTGATCAATGCGGCCGCGTGGACGGCCGTCGATCGCGCGGAAACCGAACCCGACGCCGCATGGCGCGCCAATTGCGCCGGCCCGGCGACGCTCGCCGATGCGTGCGCCGCGGCCGGCATCCCGTTGCTGCACCTGTCGACCGACTACGTGTTCGACGGCCGCGCGCAAGGCGCGTACGACGAAGCGGCGGGCGTCGCGCCGCTCGGTGTCTACGGGCACACCAAATGGGCTGGCGAGGAAGCGGTCCGCCAGCGGCTGCCGGATGCGCACCTGATCCTCCGGATCGCGTGGGTGTTCGGCGCGCACGGCGGCAATTTCGTGCGCACGATGCTGCGGGTCGGCCGCGAGCGCGACGAACTCGCGGTCGTCGCCGACCAGTATGGTGGCCCGACGCACGCCGGCGCGGTCGCCGACGCGCTGCTTGCGATCGCGGATCGCCACCGCACGGGCGCCACGACGCGCTGGGGCACCTACCACCTGTGCGGCACGCCCGTCACGACCTGGCACGGCTTCGCCGAGACGATCTTCGGGCAGGCACGGCGCGCCGGCCTCATCGATCGCATCCCGCTCGTGCGCCCGATCCGCACGGCCGCCTATCCGCTGCCGGCGCCGCGCCCGGTGAACTCCGCACTCGACTGCACCCGCATTCGCGAGCATTTCGGCATCGAGGCGCCGTGCTGGATCCCGGCGCTCGCCGACGTGCTCGATACCTGGAAACGAACCTCATGA
- the rfbB gene encoding dTDP-glucose 4,6-dehydratase — MSHRPKHVLVTGGAGFIGANFVHYLLATDPQVRIINLDLLTYAGSLDHLAGSEDTGRHRFVLGDICDRPLVESLLRDHAIDTIVHFAAESHVDRSITGPGEFVRANVVGTWTLLDAARTVWMTGRDADAHAQRRFHHIGTDEVYGSLAPDGPPFSETTPYAPNSPYSASKAGSDHLVRAYFHTYGLPVTTTNCSNNYGPRQHAEKFIPTVIRSCVDDVPIPLYGDGANVRDWLYVDDHCRAIDAVIRRGTVGETYNVGGCNEWRNADIVDLICSLLDVRRPQGAPHARLKHFVADRPGHDRRYAIDAGKLERELRWKPTETFETGILKTLDWYL, encoded by the coding sequence ATGAGCCATCGACCGAAACATGTCCTCGTCACCGGCGGCGCCGGGTTTATCGGCGCCAACTTTGTCCACTACCTGCTCGCGACGGATCCGCAGGTCCGGATCATCAATCTCGACCTGCTCACCTACGCCGGCAGCCTCGATCATCTCGCCGGCTCGGAAGACACCGGCCGCCACCGCTTCGTGCTCGGCGACATCTGCGACCGGCCGCTCGTCGAGAGCCTGCTGCGCGACCATGCGATCGACACGATCGTCCACTTTGCCGCCGAGAGCCACGTCGACCGCTCGATCACCGGCCCGGGCGAATTCGTCCGCGCGAACGTCGTCGGCACCTGGACCCTCCTCGACGCGGCGCGCACGGTCTGGATGACGGGGCGGGACGCCGACGCGCACGCGCAGCGCCGCTTCCATCACATCGGCACCGACGAGGTGTACGGATCGCTCGCGCCGGACGGTCCACCGTTCTCCGAAACCACGCCGTACGCGCCGAATTCGCCGTATTCCGCCAGCAAAGCCGGCTCCGACCATCTCGTGCGCGCGTACTTCCACACGTACGGGCTGCCGGTCACGACGACCAACTGCTCGAACAACTACGGCCCGCGCCAGCACGCCGAGAAGTTCATCCCGACGGTGATCCGCAGCTGCGTCGACGACGTACCCATTCCGCTGTACGGCGATGGCGCGAACGTCCGCGACTGGTTATACGTCGACGATCACTGCCGGGCGATCGATGCCGTGATCCGGCGCGGCACGGTCGGCGAGACGTACAACGTCGGAGGATGCAACGAGTGGCGCAACGCCGACATCGTCGACCTGATCTGCTCGCTGCTGGACGTGCGCCGGCCGCAGGGCGCGCCGCACGCGCGCCTCAAGCACTTCGTCGCCGACCGCCCCGGTCACGATCGCCGCTATGCGATCGACGCAGGCAAGCTCGAGCGCGAACTTCGATGGAAGCCGACGGAAACCTTCGAGACGGGCATCCTGAAGACGCTCGACTGGTATCTGTAG
- a CDS encoding YitT family protein yields MKHESGAVSGAIPTRDTSATPHSVLEDIYGMIVGMAFVVIGLVLLKAAGLVTGGIAGIALLVSYLCPLSVGTIFTLVNLPFFIFAHFVMGPRFAIKSTIASCGITFALAAMPRTLKIAFVNPLFAALVGGTLCGMGVLALARHGAGVGGTGVVTLWLQRVRGINAGITQVCIDAMILLTSTLVIQADRVGWSAISAVAMSAMVVAWHRPGRYTGTAP; encoded by the coding sequence ATGAAGCACGAATCAGGCGCCGTATCCGGCGCCATCCCGACACGCGACACAAGCGCAACGCCGCACTCCGTGCTCGAAGACATCTACGGGATGATAGTCGGCATGGCCTTCGTGGTTATCGGGCTCGTCCTGCTCAAGGCGGCCGGACTCGTCACCGGCGGGATCGCCGGCATTGCGCTGCTCGTTTCGTACCTCTGTCCGTTATCGGTGGGGACGATCTTCACGCTGGTCAACCTGCCGTTCTTCATCTTCGCGCACTTCGTGATGGGGCCACGTTTCGCGATCAAATCGACGATCGCGAGCTGCGGCATCACGTTCGCCCTCGCGGCGATGCCCCGGACCCTGAAAATTGCCTTCGTGAACCCGCTGTTCGCGGCATTGGTGGGCGGCACGCTGTGCGGCATGGGCGTTCTTGCGCTCGCGCGGCACGGCGCGGGCGTCGGCGGCACCGGTGTCGTCACGTTGTGGCTGCAGCGCGTGCGAGGCATTAACGCCGGCATTACGCAAGTGTGTATCGACGCGATGATCCTGCTGACGTCCACGCTGGTCATTCAGGCCGATCGCGTCGGCTGGTCTGCGATCAGCGCCGTCGCCATGAGCGCGATGGTCGTCGCATGGCATCGCCCGGGCCGTTATACCGGTACCGCGCCCTGA